The bacterium genome contains the following window.
TGTGTCATTTTCGGCAGATAGAAGGGAACCAGAGTCTGTCCGGTAAACGGATTGGGATGATTCTGGCCAAGCTCAATACCGACCGGCTGGGGGAAGTCCCGATCTACACCAGCCGATGCTTTCGGAATGTACTGTCCTTCAAGCCAGACCTTCGCTGTTGAGGTTGTTGCATTTCCCGGGAGCGATCCATCTATGCCCAGAGAAATATACACGGTCTCATTCGCGAATGCTGAGAGATTTCGGGACCAGTCATTCCAGATAGCTGTATCGACGGGGAAGCTGCGAAGTGGGAGTGCAAACTGCTGCAGGATTGCATCGTCTGATGCACGACGAAGTTCCACAGCTATCGCAACGCCATTGGGCATGGCATTCGGATTCGAGCTATAAAGCATGCTCTTATACTTGAATCGATCCCCATTGTTGATCGTGAACGTTTCCGTACGAAGTAATTCTGAGGCGCTCACATCGACTCCCAGCACAAGCGTGTCGGATTGCTCATACCATTCAATTACATCTTCTACACTGTTCCCGTGCAAGACACGGAGATTCGTGACACCAAGTATGGAGATATCGCCACCAATAGCTAATCGCAAGTCACGGACCATCCTCATATCCGGAACACATGTTTTGGTGAGCTGCGCGTTCGTCGCCCGCAATGCATGCATAAAGGGACCAGTCTGGAACGGCGCACTATACACCTCCCTCAGTTCTCCTCCTGGCGAATAACTGACGAGATTTGGGAATGATTCTCCATTCATAAGTTGATCATTTGCACTGTAACTACACTCAAAAGATCCTACTCTGATACCACCACCCCAGTCTTGATGATATGCCACCCGAAGACCAGCTCCTATATCACCTCCTCCGCAGACCACCGAACTTGAGTGCGCATCAACGGATGGAGATATTGGTCCATTATATCGTGTAAATTGATAATACGGGAGATGGTACACCGTTGTGTTCCAACTACCGGATGTATAATCGTACGTCCTAACATTTACCCAACGATCAGAGTATAATATTGATGGCACCTTGCATTCATATGCAATCACAGGTTTATGGTCCGCGTTATGTGTAATAGATGGAGCGTATATTGCTTTTTCATTAGCCATTGTCACATCAGGAAGATCAATCTGTCCTAAGTAAAAGGCAACAGGGTTGCAGCTGGGGATATTCAATTTCGCAGATTTTATTACATCCCCTTCTCGCCAAGCGGCAGTGTAATAGAGAAATGATGACCGGTTGTCAATCGATGGGTACTTTGGTGGATCAATAGCATTATATGCAATTGTCCCAGTATCTCGTGTATCAGTATTACCAAAGTAATCCCATATCAATTCATAGTTAATCCTACTTTGATTATCCCACAGAACCAACACCAAGTCACCCTCCGGTACGCCATATGGGTCTGAACACATCTTCCCGGCAGCTACAACCGGGGTAGTGCTTGCACAATTGCTTCTAAAGGGATGCATTAAACCGTAATGCCCCCAGTCCCCTTGATATTTTCTTGCCAGCGCTACTTCACCATCTTGCATATATGTTACATAAACACTGCTGTCTGTTACGAATATAGATGGATTCGATGCTCCATGCGAATAATTGCTAACCAACTCTTCCGGTTCCCAAATATTGCCATCTTCTGATCGTACATACCATATTTCGCCCGCGCTTTGGTAAACAGCATGATAAGTACTATCATCGTCGTAGGCTATTTTTCGTTGATTGGCATTTCTCGTCGGTTCTGCCTCCTCATCAGACAGCATGTGCGCCTTGAACACTGCGGTAAGGTCTGCCTGTGG
Protein-coding sequences here:
- a CDS encoding T9SS type A sorting domain-containing protein, with the protein product MEVSPAGSIEYTDVTTGGSSSRDYNLEYKGNVPQADLTAVFKAHMLSDEEAEPTRNANQRKIAYDDDSTYHAVYQSAGEIWYVRSEDGNIWEPEELVSNYSHGASNPSIFVTDSSVYVTYMQDGEVALARKYQGDWGHYGLMHPFRSNCASTTPVVAAGKMCSDPYGVPEGDLVLVLWDNQSRINYELIWDYFGNTDTRDTGTIAYNAIDPPKYPSIDNRSSFLYYTAAWREGDVIKSAKLNIPSCNPVAFYLGQIDLPDVTMANEKAIYAPSITHNADHKPVIAYECKVPSILYSDRWVNVRTYDYTSGSWNTTVYHLPYYQFTRYNGPISPSVDAHSSSVVCGGGDIGAGLRVAYHQDWGGGIRVGSFECSYSANDQLMNGESFPNLVSYSPGGELREVYSAPFQTGPFMHALRATNAQLTKTCVPDMRMVRDLRLAIGGDISILGVTNLRVLHGNSVEDVIEWYEQSDTLVLGVDVSASELLRTETFTINNGDRFKYKSMLYSSNPNAMPNGVAIAVELRRASDDAILQQFALPLRSFPVDTAIWNDWSRNLSAFANETVYISLGIDGSLPGNATTSTAKVWLEGQYIPKASAGVDRDFPQPVGIELGQNHPNPFTGQTLVPFYLPKMTQIRLAVYNVMGQEVAVVTQGEFSAGQHELAFNANSLPAGTYLLKLYAGGQVVTRTMILTK